The following proteins are co-located in the Carassius gibelio isolate Cgi1373 ecotype wild population from Czech Republic chromosome A21, carGib1.2-hapl.c, whole genome shotgun sequence genome:
- the LOC127941291 gene encoding 60S ribosomal protein L28-like, whose amino-acid sequence MASPHLQWMVIRNTSSFLIKRNKQTYSTEPNNLKARNAFRFNGLIHRKTVGIEPAADGKGVVVILKKRAGQCKPATSYEKITINKNSRTTLASVRNIIRKNKYRKDLRMAALRRVSAILRSQKPVVVKKKRSRAPKSS is encoded by the exons ATGGCATCGCCTCACCTGCAGTGGATGGTCATCAGGAACACCTCCAGTTTCCTAATCAAGAGGAACAAGCAGACCTACAGCACC GAGCCAAATAACCTGAAGGCCAGGAATGCTTTCCGCTTCAATGGCCTCATTCACCGCAAGACTGTTGGCATCGAGCCGGCCGCTGATGGTAAAGGTGTGGTCGTCATCCTGAAGAAACGTGCTG GTCAGTGTAAACCTGCCACCTCATATGAGAAGATCACCATCAACAAGAACTCTCGCACCACCCTCGCCAGCGTGAggaacatcatccgcaaaaataaatacaggaaAGACCTGCGCATG GCTGCTCTGAGACGCGTTAGCGCCATCCTGAGGAGTCAGAAGCCTGTGGTGGTGAAGAAGAAGCGCTCCAGGGCTCCCAAGAGTTCATAA
- the LOC127941290 gene encoding uncharacterized protein LOC127941290 isoform X1, which translates to MDNDEDLETLGEKLYDLIYPKYTEMTAKLTGMLLELPISVVSQMLYDEALLNKALERALTALTSLDSSEPVSHTDDAASVSSDSLGEQLFDLIDLYNTGHTQKITGMLLEQKKGAVLQLLSDHSLLEEQVKIALKTLQEQGDEATDVSDSSDPGEVESIGETLFNIVRQLDPTHCADITGMLLEMDSEMLKQILSDRSMLEIAVHRAKSALEGALKPTHTEMSE; encoded by the exons ATGGATAATGATGAAGATCTGGAGACTCTGGGAGAGAAACTGTATGATCTGATATATCCTAAATACACTGAGATGACAGCTAAACTTACAG GCATGCTGCTGGAGTTACCTATTTCTGTTGTATCTCAGATGTTGTATGATGAagctctgctgaataaagcactgGAAAGAGCACTGACCGCTCTCACGTCATTGGACAGCAG TGAACCTGTGTCTCACACTGATGATGCGGCGTCTGTGTCCTCCGACTCTCTGGGTGAACAGCTGTTTGACCTCATTGACCTCTACAACACTGGACACACACAGAAAATAACAG GCATGTTATTGGAGCAGAAGAAGGGGGCGGTGCTTCAGCTGCTGTCGGATCATTCGCTTCTCGAGGAACAAGTCAAGATCGCCTTAAAAACCTTGCAGGA GCAGGGTGACGAAGCGACAGATGTGAGTGACAGCTCTGATCCAGGGGAAGTGGAATCCATTGGTGAGACGCTTTTCAATATTGTGCGTCAGTTAGACCCCACCCACTGCGCTGACATCACTG GCATGCTGCTGGAAATGGATTCTGAAATGCTGAAACAGATTCTGTCTGACCGGAGTATGTTGGAAATCGCAGTTCACAGAGCAAAAAGTGCACTG GAGGGCGCTTTGAAGCCAACACATACAGAAATGTCAGAATGA
- the LOC127941290 gene encoding uncharacterized protein LOC127941290 isoform X2, producing the protein MDNDEDLETLGEKLYDLIYPKYTEMTAKLTGMLLELPISVVSQMLYDEALLNKALERALTALTSLDSSEPVSHTDDAASVSSDSLGEQLFDLIDLYNTGHTQKITGMLLEQKKGAVLQLLSDHSLLEEQVKIALKTLQEQGDEATDVSDSSDPGEVESIGMLLEMDSEMLKQILSDRSMLEIAVHRAKSALEGALKPTHTEMSE; encoded by the exons ATGGATAATGATGAAGATCTGGAGACTCTGGGAGAGAAACTGTATGATCTGATATATCCTAAATACACTGAGATGACAGCTAAACTTACAG GCATGCTGCTGGAGTTACCTATTTCTGTTGTATCTCAGATGTTGTATGATGAagctctgctgaataaagcactgGAAAGAGCACTGACCGCTCTCACGTCATTGGACAGCAG TGAACCTGTGTCTCACACTGATGATGCGGCGTCTGTGTCCTCCGACTCTCTGGGTGAACAGCTGTTTGACCTCATTGACCTCTACAACACTGGACACACACAGAAAATAACAG GCATGTTATTGGAGCAGAAGAAGGGGGCGGTGCTTCAGCTGCTGTCGGATCATTCGCTTCTCGAGGAACAAGTCAAGATCGCCTTAAAAACCTTGCAGGA GCAGGGTGACGAAGCGACAGATGTGAGTGACAGCTCTGATCCAGGGGAAGTGGAATCCATTG GCATGCTGCTGGAAATGGATTCTGAAATGCTGAAACAGATTCTGTCTGACCGGAGTATGTTGGAAATCGCAGTTCACAGAGCAAAAAGTGCACTG GAGGGCGCTTTGAAGCCAACACATACAGAAATGTCAGAATGA
- the LOC127941290 gene encoding uncharacterized protein LOC127941290 isoform X3: MLYDEALLNKALERALTALTSLDSSEPVSHTDDAASVSSDSLGEQLFDLIDLYNTGHTQKITGMLLEQKKGAVLQLLSDHSLLEEQVKIALKTLQEQGDEATDVSDSSDPGEVESIGETLFNIVRQLDPTHCADITGMLLEMDSEMLKQILSDRSMLEIAVHRAKSALEGALKPTHTEMSE, from the exons ATGTTGTATGATGAagctctgctgaataaagcactgGAAAGAGCACTGACCGCTCTCACGTCATTGGACAGCAG TGAACCTGTGTCTCACACTGATGATGCGGCGTCTGTGTCCTCCGACTCTCTGGGTGAACAGCTGTTTGACCTCATTGACCTCTACAACACTGGACACACACAGAAAATAACAG GCATGTTATTGGAGCAGAAGAAGGGGGCGGTGCTTCAGCTGCTGTCGGATCATTCGCTTCTCGAGGAACAAGTCAAGATCGCCTTAAAAACCTTGCAGGA GCAGGGTGACGAAGCGACAGATGTGAGTGACAGCTCTGATCCAGGGGAAGTGGAATCCATTGGTGAGACGCTTTTCAATATTGTGCGTCAGTTAGACCCCACCCACTGCGCTGACATCACTG GCATGCTGCTGGAAATGGATTCTGAAATGCTGAAACAGATTCTGTCTGACCGGAGTATGTTGGAAATCGCAGTTCACAGAGCAAAAAGTGCACTG GAGGGCGCTTTGAAGCCAACACATACAGAAATGTCAGAATGA